In one window of Brachyhypopomus gauderio isolate BG-103 chromosome 16, BGAUD_0.2, whole genome shotgun sequence DNA:
- the scarf1 gene encoding scavenger receptor class F member 1, which translates to MELRDTVPTVLVLLLCSLASSHKLSPTGRNVCLSPRDSSLVCCSGWAQQDGECSIPLCVGATACTEDEVCVYPGVCRCKPGFFGFRCKTSCPPEFWGSDCRELCPCHPHGRCDPVTGKCTCLPSRWGHACQNVCRCGRHGRCDPASGNCTCEEGWWSLTCTKACSCHPGGASTCDPATGLCLCQQGYWGQKCSLRCSCYMSPCRQRSGDCVCQEGWWGGACDRRCICDLRHGECVSDTGECVCEPGYRSPICKEPCAHGYYGSGCTESCGHCVGGRPCNREDGSCDACAPGWNGSRCDRPCLPGYYGNGCQEACPRCRREEPCDVLTGACSSCDPGWTGPRCDQPCPNGMFGDSCRFLCGPCFHGQCDHVTGSCLCHPGFQGRSCNGSCPDHLYGLNCSSSCDCGGDTCDSATGTCPYSRRAGLIAGLLIPLLVLILVVLFCCCCCWSPAGGKHRVAVGDGSTAGGVKHHVYTALANMGSAVPCLTLWSSGLPRVTVSHHDPELTFNHSFIEPPSSGWVTDSFETDEDGEAVYCVPPTEDEAAVVRGAFQELSSKCNVFPDPCAFGGEDVEPAFDIPRTSSMAKAKRPSVSFAEGTRFSPKERRGSCQEPPVTAVPAPSRKPKAPWGVLMVSTLQGEAGLHGEVGGERDEVSDETSVSAEERTPEPSFEPLQTESRTHLTVPANRRRTLSNGKKSLQLQVSGDGREARADVEKVTTVYVTLGKAPRGGGRREGGSEGPVQAVLRRLGSLQRQKEQVGRPQDKGKTVEKPPRRKLGARASAWEQVSGGGASEVVMRKPSRRKHNTLDSSRALGGAQENSASKRPLSSILKSVPEGPARGSGVNSHIRAASETEALYDNVAPSEAPYGTVAPSEAPYGTVAPSEAPYGTIALSEAPYGTVAPSEEASPLSEIINDSLPVQDEEPNYENVYIRHL; encoded by the exons ATGGAGCTGCGGGATACTGTCCCGACCGTCCTGGTCCTGCTCCTCTGCTCTCTGGCCTCCTCTCACAAGTTGTCACCCACAGGAAGAAACGTCTGCCTGAGCCCCAG GGACTCCTCTCTGGTGTGTTGTTCTGGATGGGCCCAGCAGGATGGCGAGTGCTCTATAC CGCTGTGTGTCGGGGCGACGGCGTGCACAGaggatgaagtgtgtgtgtatcctggaGTGTGCCGGTGTAAACCCGGCTTCTTTGGCTTCCGCTGCAAAACCT ctTGCCCTCCTGAGTTCTGGGGGTCAGACTGTCGTGAGCTGTGCCCGTGCCACCCCCACGGTCGCTGTGACCCTGTGACGGGGAAGTGCACGTGTCTGCCCTCTCGCTGGGGCCACGCGTGTCAGAACGTGTGCCGCTGCGGCCGGCACGGTCGCTGTGACCCGGCCAGCGGCAACTGCACGTGCGAGGAGGGTTGGTGGAGTCTCACGTGCACCAAGGCGTGTTCGTGCCACCCGGGCGGGGCGTCGACGTGCGACCCTGCCACGGGGCTCTGCCTGTGTCAGCAGGGCTACTGGGGGCAGAAATGTAGCCTGCGCTGTAGCTGTTACATGTCGCCGTGCCGACAGCGCTCGGGGGACTGCGTGTGTCAGGAGGGGTGGTGGGGCGGAGCCTGTGACCGACGGTGCATCTGTGACCTCAGACACGGCGAGTGTGTGTCGGACAcgggcgagtgtgtgtgtgagccaggCTACAGGAGCCCCATCTGCAAAGAGCCGTGTGCTCACGGTTACTATGGGAGCGGCTGCAcggagag ctgtgggCACTGTGTGGGCGGCAGGCCCTGCAACAGGGAGGACGGCTCGTGTGACGCGTGCGCTCCAGGTTGGAATGGCTCACGCTGCGACCGACCCTGTCTGCCAGGTTACTATGGCAACGGCTGTCAAGAGGCGTGTCCTCGCTGCAGGAGGGAGGAGCCATGTGATGTGCTAACAGGAGCGTGCTCAAGCTGTGACCCCGGGTGGACAGGGCCCAG GTGCGACCAGCCCTGTCCCAATGGGATGTTTGGGGATTCCTGCCGCTTCCTGTGTGGACCCTGTTTTCATGGCCAATGTGATCATGTGACAGGAAGTTGCCTTTGCCACCCTGGCTTTCAGGGCAGGAG CTGTAACGGTTCATGTCCAGATCACCTGTACGGATTAAACTGCTCCTCGTCCTGTGACTGCGGAGGTGACACGTGTGATTCTGCCACTGGGACATGTCCTtaca gCAGGCGGGCAGGTCTCATTGCTGGACTCCTCATTCCTCTGCTAGTGCTCATACTCGTCGTACTGTTCTGCTGTTGCTGCTGTTGGAGTCCCGCTGGCGGGAAACACAG GGTGGCAGTAGGGGACGGGAGTACAGCAGGTGGCGTGAAGCATCACGTCTACACGGCTCTGGCCAACATGGGCTCGGCTGTGCCCTGCCTCACCCTCTGGTCCTCCGGGCTGCCCCGTGTCACAG TTTCTCACCACGACCCCGAGCTCACGTTCAACCACAGCTTCATAGAGCCGCCCTCCTCCGGCTGGGTCACCGACTCCTTCGAGACCGATGAGGACGGAGAGGCTGTGTATTGTGTCCCGCCCACAGAAG ACGAGGCAGCGGTGGTGAGGGGGGCGTTTCAGGAGCTGAGCTCCAAGTGTAACGTCTTCCCCGACCCTTGTGCGTTCGGCGGCGAGGACGTGGAACCTGCCTTCGACATCCCTCGCACCTCCAGCATGGCCAAGGCCAAGCGGCCCTCCGTTTCATTCGCCGAGGGCACCAGGTTCAGCCCCAAGGAGCGTCGTGGTTCGTGCCAGGAGCCGCCCGTCACCGCCGTCCCCGCCCCCTCCCGCAAACCCAAAGCCCCCTGGGGGGTGCTGATGGTCTCCACCCTGCAGGGGGAGGCGGGGCTCCAtggggaggtgggaggagagagggacgaGGTCAGCGACGAGACGAGCGTCTCCGCGGAGGAGCGGACGCCGGAGCCCTCGTTTGAGCCGCTGCAGACAGAGTCAAGGACGCACCTCACCGTCCCGGCCAACAGGAGGCGCACGCTGTCCAACGGGAAGAAGAGCCTTCAGCTGCAGGTCTCCGGCGACGGGCGGGAGGCACGGGCGGATGTGGAGAAGGTGACCACCGTCTATGTGACGCTGGGGAAGGCTCcgcggggggggggcaggagggaggggggcTCAGAGGGGCCTGTGCAGGCAGTTCTTCGCAGGCTGGGAAGCCtccagagacagaaagagcagGTGGGGCGGCCCCAGGACAAGGGCAAGACCGTGGAGAAGCCCCCGCGGAGGAAACTGGGGGCTCGGGCTAGCGCCTGGGAGCAGGTgtctgggggaggggcctcCGAAGTGGTGATGAGGAAACCCAGCCGCAGAAAACACAACACCCTCGACTCTTCGCGTGCGTTGGGGGGCGCACAAGAGAACAGCGCCTCCAAGAGGCCACTGTCGTCTATACTCAAGAGTGTTCCTGAAGGCCCTGCACGGGGGTCAGGGGTGAACAGTCATATCAGAGCAGCCTCTGAGACAGAGGCCCTGTACGACAACGTAGCTCCGTCAGAGGCCCCGTACGGAACCGTAGCTCCGTCAGAGGCCCCGTACGGCACCGTAGCTCCGTCAGAGGCCCCGTATGGAACCATAGCTCTGTCAGAGGCCCCGTATGGGACCGTAGCTCCATCGGAAGAGGCATCCCCATTGTCAGAGATTATTAATGACAGTCTGCCAGTGCAAGATGAAGAGCCCAATTATGAGAATGTTTATATAAGGCATCTGTGA